In the Hermetia illucens chromosome 1, iHerIll2.2.curated.20191125, whole genome shotgun sequence genome, GATTgtgaaactattttttttctgtgatcAGTATTGTATCAATAAGGGCTGTCTTGATAGGAGCGTTCTTTGGATATCTGAATTGCCTATGCAcctttggtttttcttggggttACAGGCACAAACTGTGTGACTTGGAGGAGATCGTTGTATGCGCTTTCCGTTTCGAGAAGCGCTTCTCCAAAATTTTTGTAAAGGGCATAAATTAATAGGAATCACAATCAGATCCAATTTACCACCATCTATATAATTACCCTTGTTTTTAGTAGTCCAAACTAAACAATATTTAGTATGGTTTTACTGACttacaatttcaaatttcaatctaTAATTACTGTTATTTTTGATAGATAATCCTGTTAAGTCGACTTGCATCAAGTGACAGCTACATTTATTAATACCAATGGTTTTCAAATGAAAACAGTGTTGAAAAAGCCACTATCTGAGCTTGATTTGgcggtttttcaacaattaaaggatattcattttcattatttataTCTTCTATTTGGATGACGTGTCAATCTTGATTACATCATTTTTGTGCTGCCAATAGTTTGAAATGCAACCGTGAATATAGTTGGTCTGTCTTAAATTAGGTTTACACCTACCGCTAGTGCGGACGTTTCTATTACTTTGTTTTGACTATATGCAGAGCACCCACGGTTCAATGCACGGCGTCTCTTCGACTGACAATATGCCTTATCATTTATATATGGATCGTGAAGGGTAAACCAAACTAAATTTGCTCATAGCTAAAATCAGTATTCATCATTAAGATTGACAATTTTAAATCAAGTCTAGCACTTAAACTATGATATTTGAAACTAATGGCCTTTTCTTGATTGCTTCGTATTTATCATTTTGTTTGGTTTCATGACAACATAACTTTGAAATGAACTTTGTTAGAGTGAATGAATTATTTTAGATGTGATTAAAACTTTTTCTTATTGTgggagaaaataaatattttaaaatagacataatttgattttttgtcCAAAACAAGCCTGTTTAATCATTATATTGTGTCATGAAGGTTAGTTACATGCTGATATAAATGCGGGAGGATTATCTTAAATGGAAGAGCCAATTGGAAATTTATATTCTTCCTAATTGTTCTATGGCAAATGATTGTTTTGAGCAGTAAGGGTTTAAATGTATTTACTGTTTGCGAAGTAATATGAATTCAAGTATTGATTTGTCTGTTTGGCTTCGCAGCAACTCAAATAATTCGAAATAATTTCCAAGCCAGTTTCTAAAAGCTTCACAGCGTTTGCTTCTATCTCAACTGACATTCAATCGTCTATAGAAATAAAATTCACCAAGTTTCTTGTAAACAATATAatctaattaatttaaataaataaacaaaacaaaacattaacaCTTAAAACAAAATGAGATCAATCTTCGAAAACGGACATTATCTTATCGGCGACGACGTCCCAATGGTCCCCAACCACTCGACGAAAATAGTTGAGGTACTGTTCGACgctcatttttctttttctcttgaGTCGCTGTCATTTTCCCATCACATTCCAAACACTCAACCAGGGATATAATTTCCGGATTATGGTCGACATTTCTCTTCTTATTTTCGCTATTTGTTTCACTTCTTATCTCTTTAAGTTGTTTTCCAGTTATATAGAATGTGGAATATGGTAAACCGGCGCCACCCCAACCAGTTGTTACAAATAAGTCACGAACATTTCGATGATGAATGTCACTTTGTTGATCGATTGGTATAGCCAGGATTGAAGTGGTCACTGCAACTAAATAGCACACACTAACGAAAGCAATCTGGAAATAGAAAAGTAAATATATAATTAAAGTTATGGTACGACCTAAGTTGGAAATTTAATGGTAGTTCAATAAGAAAACTTTCATGAATTTGTTTTAACAAATTCTGATGAAAGTAGGTCTTTTTGAGTCGAATGATTTAATAGTAACATTGCAGCGTCTGAAGTACATGGATCCGACGCGTGAAAGATATTGAAAACCATCACTTCTATCTAACCCGAATGTATATATGATGGATCGAAATCTTTACACTGAATAAAGAGAAGTGAATCTAATTGAAAGCCGATCCTTTTTTCACGTCTGAAGAGGTATTCTAGCTAACATATTTCATTCGCGAAATTTTTCTCTAATTAATGATAACTTGGTTGGTTTTAATGTTACTCCGCATATCACACGAATCCGGTTAGAATTAGGGATTCCGATTCTATAGAAATAACAGTCAGCACGAAAATTTGAATGGCGAGAAGAAAGTAGAGCGAGTTATAATTAGGTTTATGCTGATAAGAAACTATGAGTAGTTATCAATCCATCGAAGACGCAAGTGCTTTTTCTAATTAAGCTGTATTTCACTTTTTGTGAAGGTCACTATAATCATTGTGTTTACTAATTGATAATCACTCCTTTTTACAATAGCTTTGAAAATGTGGGTTATCGCCAAGAGTGATTTCGATAGTGCCTTAATTTACTTGAAATTCTGCAATAGAATGCATTTCATTAATCGTTTAGAAGTAGACTTTATTTCATATACATAGTCCCTAATTGCTGTGACGAATTGAACTTCGTATTTATTGCACTTTAGAACGTATATGTTTATTTATGAAGGTTTAAAGGTGGCCAACGgtcattgaaatttgaaaagggCAAAATTATAATTATGACATGTCTCCGATTGGACACGTTTTGGAATTTGAATGTTTTGGTTTAGCTTTTACCAATTCTAAACAATTTTGTaaagaaaagtaaataaaagttGCCTCCGCCTTTTCTATATTTTATATAGAAATATGGAATCAGAATGATAACTCCAAAAAGGTCAATATCACTTATAAAACTACATTATTCTTTTTGATTACAATTTTTAGATAATGGGAACGCTGGAAACCACCATATTTGAGTTAATTTCTTGAAGCAAGCCAAATTTTTAAATAAGCAGCACCTAAGAAGAGAAAGAGTAATCTTTATCATGAAATTATATAACCTTGAATTTTTTTGGGATATCTCAGCAGTTTCGTCAATTGGTTGGTTATTAGTTGGCATTTGTCTATAGAAAATCTGTTTTCGATGCCTGATTTAAAGATACAACGTATCGTATTGTGCCTTTTAACATTGGAATTATGGAAAGCTGATTAAATGCGATCATGTAAGGGTAAAATATTTCGACGTCGGtttttcgaatattttgttGAGTACGTAGTTAATGGGGAAgggatgaaaataataaaaaatggaTTTTAGTCTGCTCCAAATTTGACGGGTTAACGAGGATGCTATTTCTCATTTGCAACTAGATTTCGAATTTTCCTTCATAAAGCTCATATAATGTTGCCAATGAAGGTCTTTGGTCTCCTGTTTCAGTCCTCAGGAGCATGAAATATCTTATAGCAGTTTTCTGTTTAATTTGGTATTATATTGTACAAGCGTATTGTAATACCAGGCAGATATTGCCATTGGTAAACTCAATGATCAGATGGTCACGGAAAAAATGTGGAGATAGGGGTTTATAAAATTGACATTGAACAAATATAGAATGAAATAGTTTCTGCTTTTTCTAGATATAATGCTGGGAAATTTACTCTTAAAAACGATTGGAGCACATATTCTCCGTATTAGAATTGCAAATTCAAGAGTAGATTAAAAATCAAGGAGTTACTTTCTTACTGTTCTCTATTGTGAATGCTGTTTTTGGTAGGCAAACAATAAGTAACAAAGGCTTCAGCAGTGGATTGGTTGTTCGAAATTTAGATACGTTAGCTTAAAGAAACGAACAATTTgccacctttttaaggtttgtttgtaaaacaaaaccttattaaaatcggttcaatgtctgtctgtctgtccgtctgtctgtctgtttgtcacaggcacttttctcagaaacggctataccgattgacacgaaatttggtgagaaggtgggaactgtggacccccagacatacaGTCAGTGACATCCTCCtaagttgagatttagggggggggcccatacatgtaaaaggggcgtGTAAAACTTTTGTtcaaccaaatatagtcatgtggggtatcaaataaaaggtctcgattagtacttttcgaagccggtcttagttttgagatttgttaaaaaggcggggagtgggaggggtgcaaagtgataatttctttaacggagccattctcagaaactacccaatccaaaaatcatgaagctgcctctatacggtacccaggcctcaaaatactctccatatcgatatctgttcaaattaagttaattatagtatattaccaaatttttgagaaagcatactatctccaagtttgatcgaaatcataccattagtaacaaagttacagtggctcaaagttgtctttaccgtctaaatttacaacccgaagtactaaatttgatatgctaaatgcatattcttaacgggctacgtacaaatgggatagttctacactcaaatatactcacacaagaagtaaacaaaacctttcatacctgaagcgcccagcttccggtttcccgacttgtttcagatTCTTTCTGCATATA is a window encoding:
- the LOC119646722 gene encoding uncharacterized protein LOC119646722 isoform X2, which translates into the protein MKYIAFVSVCYLVAVTTSILAIPIDQQSDIHHRNVRDLFVTTGWGGAGLPYSTFYITGKQLKEIRSETNSENKKRNVDHNPEIISLVECLECDGKMTATQEKKKNERRTVPQLFSSSGWGPLGRRRR
- the LOC119646722 gene encoding uncharacterized protein LOC119646722 isoform X1, with translation MNYIAFVSVCYLVAVTTSILAIPIDQQSDIHHRNVRDLFVTTGWGGAGLPYSTFYITGKQLKEIRSETNSENKKRNVDHNPEIISLVECLECDGKMTATQEKKKNERRTVPQLFSSSGWGPLGRRRR